One segment of Danio aesculapii chromosome 3, fDanAes4.1, whole genome shotgun sequence DNA contains the following:
- the LOC130220774 gene encoding GTPase IMAP family member 8-like isoform X2 yields MNNEMQSGSSPPHCHLVLLGQVGAGKSSSGNTILGQRIFHSKKSLNAVTQDVQRASVTINGLSVDIYDTPGFLGPGVQNEEIEGKCQKLLQLNSSAPTVFLWVISTDRFAEQEKKAADLVLSFLGINNLQNTWIIFTKGDELESDENTIEQYMEDSEELKELVLKLNNQYLVFNNKQSLSNRKQAEELMRKIKHNGKTNGIIETDLSFAQDQLSHTEQQPVGEPPNRDQSCSSPTAATQTPLSDGNNNLPLRKIMLLGKTGVGKSATGNTILGIEVFRSEKDVNAVTTESSVKDSNVFGRKVSVIDTPGFFDTKLEENQLAKEFGSSLCQAEGGIDAFLLIFEYGRFTKQEANMLKRVETVFGKHVTKHIIIVFTHGDECDREKLDSGIHKNEFLSGVINKCGQRYHIIDNKDNNSDQVSQLLQMIDSMQEAHGEGCYTNEMLKIANMGSLEYIWHKLKEILKKAIQILSGSSNKEMPDPAQIKPLLT; encoded by the exons ATGAACAACGAAATGCAGAGTGGATCTTCACCTCCACATTGTCACTTGGTCCTGCTTGGACAGGTCGGGGCTGGAAAAAGTTCCTCAGGAAATACGATACTGGGACAAAGAatatttcattcaaaaaaaagtttaaatgcaGTAACACAAGATGTTCAGAGAGCCTCTGTGACAATTAACGGCCTCAGTGTGGATATTTATGACACCCCTGGGTTTTTAGGTCCTGGGGTTCAGAATGAAGAGATTGAGGGAAAATGCCAGAAGCTTCTGCAGTTGAATTCGTCAGCCCCCACTGTGTTTCTGTGGGTGATCAGCACTGATAGATTTGCAGAACAAGAGAAGAAAGCTGCTGatttagttttaagttttttaggaATTAATAATTTGCAGAACACTTGGATTATCTTCACTAAAGGAGATGAGCTGGAGAGCGATGAAAACACCATTGAACAGTACATGGAGGACTCAGAAGAGCTCAAAGAGCTGGTGCTGAAACTGAACAACCAGTATCTGGTTTTTAACAACAAACAGAGTCTAAGTAACAGGAAGCAAGCTGAAGAGCTAATGAGGAAAATTAAGCATAACGGAAAAACTAACGGGATAATTGAAACTGACCTGAGTTTTG CTCAAGATCAGCTGAGCCACACAGAGCAGCAGCCG GTGGGGGAGCCACCTAACAGAGATCAGAGCTGCTCTTCACCCACTGCAG CTACCCAGACCCCTCTGTCTGATGGGAACAACAATCTCCCTCTTCGTAAAATAATGCTTCTAGGGAAGACTGGTGTTGGGAAAAGTGCAACAGGAAACACCATCCTGGGAATAGAAGTATTCCGATCTGAGAAAGATGTGAATGCTGTAACTACGGAGAGCAGTGTGAAAGACTCGAATGTATTTGGGAGGAAAGTGTCTGTGATCGACACGCCTGGATTCTTTGACACAAAACTGGAGGAAAACCAGCTAGCCAAAGAGTTTGGAAGCAGTTTGTGTCAGGCTGAAGGAGGTATTGATGCTTTCCTTCTCATCTTTGAATACGGTCGGTTCACAAAGCAGGAGGCAAACATGTTGAAGCGTGTAGAGACTGTGTTTGGAAAACATGTGACCAAGCACATTATCATCGTTTTCACCCATGGAGATGAATGTGATCGTGAAAAATTAGATTCAGGCATACACAAGAACGAATTTCTCTCTGGTGTGATCAATAAATGTGGGCAGAGATATCACATCATTGATAACAAAGATAATAACAGTGATCAAGTTAGTCAACTACTTCAGATGATTGACTCAATGCAAGAAGCTCATGGGGAAGGATGCTACACCAATGAGATGTTGAAAATTGCAAATATGGGTTCACTTGAATACATCTGGCACAAATTGAAGGAAATATTAAAGAAGGCAATACAAATTCTTTCTGGCTCCAGTAATAAAGAGATGCCTGATCCTGCTCAAATAAAGCCACTGCTCACATAG
- the LOC130220774 gene encoding GTPase IMAP family member 8-like isoform X1: MNNEMQSGSSPPHCHLVLLGQVGAGKSSSGNTILGQRIFHSKKSLNAVTQDVQRASVTINGLSVDIYDTPGFLGPGVQNEEIEGKCQKLLQLNSSAPTVFLWVISTDRFAEQEKKAADLVLSFLGINNLQNTWIIFTKGDELESDENTIEQYMEDSEELKELVLKLNNQYLVFNNKQSLSNRKQAEELMRKIKHNGKTNGIIETDLSFAQDQLSHTEQQPVGEPPNRDQSCSSPTAAATQTPLSDGNNNLPLRKIMLLGKTGVGKSATGNTILGIEVFRSEKDVNAVTTESSVKDSNVFGRKVSVIDTPGFFDTKLEENQLAKEFGSSLCQAEGGIDAFLLIFEYGRFTKQEANMLKRVETVFGKHVTKHIIIVFTHGDECDREKLDSGIHKNEFLSGVINKCGQRYHIIDNKDNNSDQVSQLLQMIDSMQEAHGEGCYTNEMLKIANMGSLEYIWHKLKEILKKAIQILSGSSNKEMPDPAQIKPLLT, translated from the exons ATGAACAACGAAATGCAGAGTGGATCTTCACCTCCACATTGTCACTTGGTCCTGCTTGGACAGGTCGGGGCTGGAAAAAGTTCCTCAGGAAATACGATACTGGGACAAAGAatatttcattcaaaaaaaagtttaaatgcaGTAACACAAGATGTTCAGAGAGCCTCTGTGACAATTAACGGCCTCAGTGTGGATATTTATGACACCCCTGGGTTTTTAGGTCCTGGGGTTCAGAATGAAGAGATTGAGGGAAAATGCCAGAAGCTTCTGCAGTTGAATTCGTCAGCCCCCACTGTGTTTCTGTGGGTGATCAGCACTGATAGATTTGCAGAACAAGAGAAGAAAGCTGCTGatttagttttaagttttttaggaATTAATAATTTGCAGAACACTTGGATTATCTTCACTAAAGGAGATGAGCTGGAGAGCGATGAAAACACCATTGAACAGTACATGGAGGACTCAGAAGAGCTCAAAGAGCTGGTGCTGAAACTGAACAACCAGTATCTGGTTTTTAACAACAAACAGAGTCTAAGTAACAGGAAGCAAGCTGAAGAGCTAATGAGGAAAATTAAGCATAACGGAAAAACTAACGGGATAATTGAAACTGACCTGAGTTTTG CTCAAGATCAGCTGAGCCACACAGAGCAGCAGCCG GTGGGGGAGCCACCTAACAGAGATCAGAGCTGCTCTTCACCCACTGCAG CAGCTACCCAGACCCCTCTGTCTGATGGGAACAACAATCTCCCTCTTCGTAAAATAATGCTTCTAGGGAAGACTGGTGTTGGGAAAAGTGCAACAGGAAACACCATCCTGGGAATAGAAGTATTCCGATCTGAGAAAGATGTGAATGCTGTAACTACGGAGAGCAGTGTGAAAGACTCGAATGTATTTGGGAGGAAAGTGTCTGTGATCGACACGCCTGGATTCTTTGACACAAAACTGGAGGAAAACCAGCTAGCCAAAGAGTTTGGAAGCAGTTTGTGTCAGGCTGAAGGAGGTATTGATGCTTTCCTTCTCATCTTTGAATACGGTCGGTTCACAAAGCAGGAGGCAAACATGTTGAAGCGTGTAGAGACTGTGTTTGGAAAACATGTGACCAAGCACATTATCATCGTTTTCACCCATGGAGATGAATGTGATCGTGAAAAATTAGATTCAGGCATACACAAGAACGAATTTCTCTCTGGTGTGATCAATAAATGTGGGCAGAGATATCACATCATTGATAACAAAGATAATAACAGTGATCAAGTTAGTCAACTACTTCAGATGATTGACTCAATGCAAGAAGCTCATGGGGAAGGATGCTACACCAATGAGATGTTGAAAATTGCAAATATGGGTTCACTTGAATACATCTGGCACAAATTGAAGGAAATATTAAAGAAGGCAATACAAATTCTTTCTGGCTCCAGTAATAAAGAGATGCCTGATCCTGCTCAAATAAAGCCACTGCTCACATAG
- the LOC130220787 gene encoding GTPase IMAP family member 7 → MSSSSVTTADPKDPGDVQARKRSDSYEFQPPNMSLRRMVLVGRTGAGKSSSGNTILGRKAFRAAKSASSVTKECWKETGEVDERQLVLVDCPGIFDTTLSEAETIREMSKCVNMTAPGPHAIILVIKLGPFTEEESLSVEKIRAVFGEAADKHTIILFTHGDELTEDIEITLSEARRDLKDLVESCGGRYYVFDNTKVHNRKQVLEFLDKVDEMLLKNEDKYYTSEMFQHVEKMLKDKEEEFRKLYNQKILELTDTFNEEKTELEEKIRWMKETEEKKDKKIKELNELVKEKDRQFKEFKRFYKQKCKNVRQEVEETQVDENIPEIRKKLQKLRV, encoded by the exons ATGTCTTCTTCAAGTGTAACCACAGCAGATCCAAAAG ATCCTGGTGATGTTCAGGCAAGAAAAAGAAGTGATAGTTATGAATTTCAACCTCCAAATA TGTCCTTGAGACGAATGGTTCTGGTGGGGAGGACAGGAGCAGGTAAAAGCTCATCTGGAAACACAATCCTGGGTAGAAAAGCCTTTAGAGCCGCTAAAAGTGCTTCATCTGTGACTAAAGAGTGCTGGAAGGAGACTGGAGAAGTGGACGAGCGTCAGCTGGTGCTGGTGGATTGTCCAGGCATCTTTGACACCACACTGTCAGAAGCTGAAACCATACGAGAGATGAGTAAATGTGTGAATATGACAGCTCCTGGACCTCACGCCATCATCCTGGTCATTAAACTGGGCCCGTTCACTGAAGAAGAGAGTCTCTCAGTGGAGAAAATCAGAGCAGTGTTTGGAGAAGCAGCAGATAAACACACCATCATCCTCTTCACACATGGAGATGAACTGACTGAGGACATTGAAATAACACTTAGTGAAGCACGACGTGATTTAAAAGACCTTGTAGAGTCATGTGGAGGACGATATTATGTGTTCGACAACACTAAAGTTCACAATCGCAAACAGGTTTTAGAGTTTCTGGATAAGGTTGATGAGATGTTGCTCAAGAATGAGGATAAATATTACACCAGTGAGATGTTTCAGCATGTGGAGAAAATGCTGAAGGACAAAGAGGAGGAGTTTAGAAAGCTGTATAATCAGAAGATATTAGAGTTAACAGACACATTTAATGAAGAGAAGACAGAACTGGAGGAGAAAATCAGATGGATGAAAGAGACAGAGGAGAAGAAAGACAAGAAAATTAAAGAGTTGAATGAGTTAGTGAAAGAAAAGGACAGGCAGTTTAAAGAGTTTAAGCGTTTTTATAAGCAGAAATGTAAGAATGTGAGACAGGAGGTGGAAGAGACtcaagtggatgaaaacatcccagaAATCAGGAAAAAACTACAAAAGCTCCGTGTCTGA
- the LOC130220788 gene encoding GTPase IMAP family member 7-like — MASSDATAEPKGRRGSFPYDIPNLSLRMVVVGRTGAGKSSSGNTILDKKVFRAAKSSSSVTRECWKETGEVAGREVTLVDTPGLFDTDASELNLQQEISKCINMTAPGPHAIILVIQLGPFSREERNSVEKIRAVFGDAADKHTIILFTHGDELTSTIEEYVDVASENLKEVLRRCGGRYHVFNNKNTEDRTQVVGLLEKVDEMVTANEGKHFTNQCYEDVELMLKTKEEELRREYEQKLQDKERELEARFTEEKKILEEKIQTASELEKEKMSTDLQRLSQRIVIELKEYKRYYKAKLKEAREEAELSRINEEKLMQIIYSLQSVQM, encoded by the exons ATGGCCTCATCAGACGCTACAGCAGAACCAAAAG GTAGAAGAGGGAGCTTTCCGTATGATATTCCTAACC TGTCATTAAGAATGGTTGTGGTGGGGCGGACAGGAGCAGGTAAAAGCTCTTCTGGAAACACAATCCTGGACAAAAAAGTCTTCAGAGCCGCCAAAAGTTCTTCATCTGTGACCAGAGAGTGCTGGAAGGAGACTGGAGAAGTGGCTGGAAGAGAAGTTACTCTGGTAGACACTCCAGGTCTGTTTGACACGGACGCTTCAGAGTTGAATCTACAGCAGGAGatcagtaaatgcattaatatgaCAGCTCCTGGACCCCACGCCATAATTCTGGTCATCCAGCTCGGCCCGTTCTCtagagaagaaagaaattcagtgGAGAAAATCAGAGCTGTGTTTGGAGATGCAGCAGATAAACACACCATCATCCTCTTCACACACGGAGATGAACTGACCAGCACTATTGAGGAATATGTTGATGTGGCCAGTGAAAACCTGAAAGAAGTATTGAGACGCTGCGGAGGAAGATATCACGTCTTCAACAATAAAAACACTGAGGATCGTACACAAGTGGTGGGTTTACTGGAGAAAGTTGATGAGATGGTCACTGCTAATGAAGGAAAACATTTTACCAATCAGTGCTACGAGGATGTGGAGCTCATGCTGAAAACTAAAGAAGAAGAGCTGAGAAGAGAATATGAGCAGAAACTACAGGACAAAGAGAGAGAACTGGAGGCCAGATTCACTGAGGAGAAGAAGATCCTGGAGGAGAAAATACAGACAGCATCTGAGCTGGAGAAAGAAAAGATGAGCACAGATCTGCAAAGACTCAGTCAGAGGATCGTGATTGAACTGAAGGAGTACAAGCGATATTATAAAGCAAAACTCAAAGAGGCCAGAGAGGAAGCAGAACTCTCTCGTATTAATGAGGAAAAACTGATGCAGATTATTTACAGCTTACAGAGCGTACAAATGTAA
- the zgc:165583 gene encoding GTPase IMAP family member 9, whose translation MQQTCDSLHLQLIGKTGSGVSASANTILGEKTFKSERSLTSITDRCQKHTAEVCNRTVTVVDSVNFFNSNDIDLRVELQRELRTRPEGIHAILLVLRLHTFTEQDAELLSLHKQMFGESAIKHTIVLFTHGDELQDKSLDQLIRENSHLSKVIEECEGRFHLLNNKDLNNKDQVTKLLMKIERMLCENENRCYTLQMFMQARAIRIHHLCAVSVVIVFALGYVNMRNEGSWGFNSFLCGCFGGLLSALAGYVSGRICANMWKKEIKCTKRHLKNVKLLAIACGCGTGGIHLFLTGPVCLSTALLRGTQGSLMAYITMMKHSRMI comes from the coding sequence ATGCAGCAAACATGTGACAGTCTTCATCTTCAGCTGATCGGTAAAACCGGTTCAGGTGTGAGTGCCTCTGCAAACACTATCCTGGGCGAAAAGACGTTTAAATCCGAGCGGAGTTTGACCTCCATCACCGACAGATGCcaaaaacacacagctgaagtgtGTAACAGAACAGTGACAGTGGTCGACTCTGTAAACTTCTTCAACTCAAATGACATTGATCTGCGCGTGGAGTTACAGAGAGAACTGCGCACGCGCCCTGAGGGAATACACGCGATCCTGCTGGTGCtccgtttacacacattcactgaGCAAGACGCAGAGCTCCTGTCATTACATAAGCAGATGTTCGGCGAGAGTGCAATAAAACACACAATAGTCCTGTTTACTCACGGAGATGAGCTTCAGGATAAATCTCTTGACCAGCTTATCAGAGAAAACTCACATCTGTCCAAAGTGATAGAGGAGTGTGAGGGGAGATTTCACCTGCTGAACAACAAAGATCTGAACAATAAAGATCAGGTCACCAAACTCCTGATGAAGATTGAACGAATGCTGTGTGAAAATGAGAACAGATGCTACACTTTACAGATGTTTATGCAGGCTCGGGCGATCAGAATACATCATCTGTGTGCAGTCAGTGTTGTCATTGTGTTCGCATTGGGTTATGTGAATATGAGGAATGAAGGTTCTTGGGGGTTTAATTCATTTCTCTGTGGTTGTTTTGGGGGGCTCTTATCAGCATTGGCAGGATATGTTTCAGGGCGCATTTGCGCAAATATGTGGAAAAAGGAGATCAAATGTACCAAAAGACAcctaaaaaatgttaaactgctgGCAATAGCATGTGGTTGTGGTACTGGAGGGATCCATTTGTTTTTGACAGGACCAGTGTGTTTATCCACTGCATTATTGAGAGGCACACAGGGGAGTCTAATGGCTTACATCACAATGATGAAGCACAGCAGAATGATATGA